Proteins from a single region of Dyadobacter fanqingshengii:
- a CDS encoding MotA/TolQ/ExbB proton channel family protein, with the protein MMLLQALADSTLAAPVATEGLSIIDLLAKGGWVMLPLGLLFLATLFLIIERFLGIGANGKIDPGVIDNVKDFIQQGNLKSAESLCRNQRNASGRILERAIGRIGYPIKDIETTIENASQIEIQRMEGNLPYLGVIAGIAPMLGFVGTISGIIRIFYDISISNDFNISTIAGGMYEKMITSGSGLIIGLIAYAGYHLLNMKIDRFALRLQMAASDFIDVLQKPVAAKN; encoded by the coding sequence ATGATGCTTCTACAAGCACTTGCTGATTCTACTTTGGCCGCACCCGTTGCCACAGAGGGGCTTTCTATTATTGATCTTCTTGCAAAAGGAGGCTGGGTCATGTTGCCGCTCGGACTATTATTTCTGGCAACGCTTTTCCTTATTATCGAGCGTTTTCTCGGCATTGGCGCCAATGGAAAAATTGATCCGGGAGTGATTGACAATGTGAAGGATTTTATTCAGCAAGGAAATTTAAAATCAGCAGAATCGCTTTGCCGCAATCAACGCAATGCTTCGGGCAGGATTTTGGAAAGAGCAATAGGGCGCATCGGTTATCCAATCAAAGACATTGAAACGACGATTGAAAATGCCAGTCAGATCGAAATACAGCGCATGGAAGGCAATCTTCCCTACCTGGGGGTTATCGCGGGTATTGCGCCCATGCTTGGCTTCGTGGGGACAATTTCCGGGATTATCCGTATTTTCTACGATATCTCTATTTCAAATGACTTCAATATCAGCACAATCGCGGGTGGTATGTATGAAAAAATGATCACGTCCGGATCTGGTCTGATCATTGGTTTGATCGCTTACGCAGGTTATCACTTGCTGAACATGAAAATCGACCGTTTTGCTTTGAGATTGCAGATGGCTGCTTCCGATTTTATTGACGTATTGCAGAAGCCTGTTGCTGCAAAGAACTAA
- a CDS encoding alkaline phosphatase family protein: MKNALLLLSFFMIICCKQTPVLAQAKIKKTLFVIVDGISSDSKEKTPTPNLDLIAKKGGYTRAYVGGGKDTYSQTPTISAVGYNSLLTGTWVNKHNVWDNDIKDPNYHYWTIFRFMESQYPQKKTAVFSTWLDNRTKLVGDGLPQTNKLQLDYFFDGFELDTIHFKHDKDSQYIHKIDEKVVDEAAFYIQENGPDLSWVYLEFTDDMGHRYGDSEQFTKAIQTMDDQMGRLWKAVSLREKNFNEDWLVVVTTDHGRDAKTGKGHGGQSDRERGTWIVTNAKELNPTFKETPGIVDIMPTIARHLDINIPKEQAFEVDGVAFTGNLSIAKPVISKESGKLNVSWKALDKTGKVKIWLTTTNHFGKGERDLYHLVGEADAANEKAEIDISQYPSGFFKIVLEGKLNNVNQWVVEK; encoded by the coding sequence ATGAAAAACGCCCTTCTTCTGCTCAGTTTCTTTATGATAATCTGCTGTAAACAAACTCCGGTTTTAGCACAAGCAAAAATAAAAAAGACACTTTTTGTAATCGTAGACGGCATTTCGAGTGACAGCAAGGAAAAAACACCAACGCCGAATCTTGATCTGATTGCCAAAAAAGGCGGTTACACACGTGCATACGTGGGCGGGGGAAAAGACACTTACTCGCAGACGCCAACAATTTCGGCCGTAGGTTATAACAGCTTATTAACAGGCACTTGGGTCAATAAGCACAATGTTTGGGACAATGATATCAAAGATCCAAACTATCATTACTGGACTATTTTCAGGTTCATGGAAAGCCAATATCCGCAGAAGAAAACGGCTGTTTTTTCGACCTGGCTGGATAACCGCACTAAATTGGTCGGGGACGGCCTTCCACAGACGAACAAGCTGCAACTAGACTATTTCTTCGATGGATTTGAGCTCGACACCATTCATTTCAAACATGATAAGGACAGCCAATACATTCACAAAATTGACGAAAAAGTAGTCGATGAAGCGGCTTTCTATATTCAGGAAAATGGTCCGGACCTGTCCTGGGTTTATCTGGAATTTACGGATGATATGGGTCACCGATATGGTGATAGCGAGCAGTTTACAAAAGCAATCCAGACTATGGATGACCAAATGGGCCGACTCTGGAAAGCGGTTTCGTTACGTGAAAAGAATTTCAATGAAGACTGGCTGGTAGTTGTAACAACGGATCACGGCCGGGATGCTAAAACGGGAAAAGGCCATGGCGGGCAATCTGATCGCGAGCGCGGCACATGGATCGTAACCAATGCAAAGGAACTTAATCCCACATTCAAAGAAACCCCTGGCATTGTCGACATTATGCCTACTATCGCGAGGCATTTAGACATTAACATTCCAAAAGAACAGGCCTTTGAAGTAGATGGAGTAGCTTTTACCGGCAACTTATCGATTGCGAAACCAGTTATCAGTAAAGAATCAGGCAAGCTGAATGTTTCCTGGAAAGCATTAGATAAGACTGGAAAAGTGAAAATATGGCTTACCACAACCAATCATTTCGGTAAAGGGGAGCGTGACCTTTATCATTTGGTTGGCGAAGCAGATGCTGCCAATGAAAAAGCCGAAATAGATATTTCTCAATATCCTTCCGGCTTTTTCAAAATCGTTCTTGAAGGTAAACTCAACAACGTCAATCAATGGGTCGTTGAAAAATAA
- a CDS encoding DUF6787 family protein, with protein sequence MQSGEKNAQPWLGKMQERWGLETTRQVLLVLAVFSLAGSSVVWLRKGLFFLLGYDELTPMWLKTITYILFIFPTYQTLLLMYGFLLGQFSFFWEKEKKMFRWIKAKFSK encoded by the coding sequence ATGCAAAGCGGAGAAAAAAACGCACAGCCCTGGTTGGGAAAAATGCAGGAACGTTGGGGATTGGAAACAACCAGACAGGTTCTTTTGGTTTTAGCAGTTTTTAGCTTAGCGGGTTCATCCGTGGTTTGGCTTAGAAAAGGACTTTTTTTCCTGCTCGGTTACGATGAACTAACTCCAATGTGGCTCAAAACCATCACTTATATCCTTTTTATTTTTCCTACTTATCAAACCCTTTTACTGATGTACGGCTTTTTGCTGGGTCAGTTTTCGTTTTTTTGGGAAAAAGAGAAGAAAATGTTCCGTTGGATCAAAGCAAAATTTAGCAAATAA
- a CDS encoding NADH-quinone oxidoreductase subunit N — protein MDINDQLIHIRRSLAGITPEIFLAFLFCFFLFAELVFLRWLKKEKIAPYLQNIALAGSIITLLLILGQWNTEPAFRFQPLLFLDRQAVFFKIMITLAWIFTLIHVRVLKYDFPPEFNALLIAAVAGMNLLTMSTHLLTIYLSLELISISSYLLVAISPYKKAAEAGIKYLLFGAASSAVMLYGISLIYGLTGTMDITSEAMTAGLMNNSVLVITVTIVLTLAGLLFKLSLVPFHVWTPDVYEAAPTPLVSFLSVAPKAAVVLVLMRLAGILPAQYFPILGGIALISMTVGNLAALLQTNARRLLAYSSIAQAGYLLVGIAAYSRFGFESAVFYTAAYLIINLTAFFLIDLLQPVSNTNLVCFEGLGRRNMWVSSILTIVMIALAGLPPTAGFTSKLLVFSALWESYHQQAFPWMLWLLIGGILNAAISLAYYLRIPYLLFFKALAQKKAPSNQSITGKVIAGVLVMAILLLFFNPSLVTRWITAF, from the coding sequence TTGGATATTAACGATCAGCTTATACATATACGCCGGAGCCTGGCAGGAATCACTCCTGAGATTTTTCTGGCATTCCTCTTTTGCTTTTTCCTTTTTGCGGAACTGGTGTTTTTGCGTTGGCTTAAAAAAGAGAAAATTGCTCCTTATCTTCAAAATATAGCGCTTGCAGGCAGCATTATTACGCTTTTGCTGATCCTTGGTCAATGGAACACCGAACCCGCCTTTCGATTTCAACCGCTCTTATTCCTGGACAGGCAAGCCGTTTTCTTCAAGATCATGATTACGCTCGCCTGGATTTTTACGCTCATCCACGTTCGCGTATTAAAATATGATTTCCCGCCTGAATTCAATGCACTGCTGATCGCCGCCGTTGCAGGAATGAATCTGCTGACAATGTCGACACATTTGCTGACTATCTACCTTTCTTTGGAATTGATTTCGATCAGTTCCTATCTGCTCGTCGCGATATCCCCGTACAAAAAAGCGGCCGAAGCAGGCATTAAATACTTACTATTTGGCGCAGCAAGCTCAGCAGTAATGCTTTACGGAATTTCTTTGATTTATGGTTTAACAGGCACAATGGACATTACGAGTGAGGCAATGACAGCCGGATTAATGAATAATTCTGTGCTCGTGATAACGGTTACCATTGTACTTACGCTGGCCGGACTGCTTTTCAAGCTTTCGCTCGTGCCGTTTCACGTCTGGACGCCAGATGTTTACGAGGCTGCTCCTACTCCACTCGTATCATTTTTATCTGTTGCACCAAAAGCCGCGGTTGTTCTGGTATTGATGCGTTTGGCAGGAATTTTACCCGCGCAATATTTCCCTATTTTGGGTGGAATTGCATTAATCAGCATGACCGTCGGGAATCTTGCAGCCTTGCTCCAAACAAATGCGAGGCGATTATTGGCCTATTCATCCATTGCGCAGGCCGGTTATTTGCTCGTCGGGATTGCCGCTTACAGTCGTTTTGGATTTGAGTCAGCCGTGTTTTACACAGCCGCTTATCTGATCATCAACCTCACAGCTTTCTTCCTGATTGACCTGTTACAACCAGTATCCAACACAAATTTAGTCTGCTTTGAAGGCTTGGGACGCCGAAATATGTGGGTTTCCAGCATTCTGACGATTGTAATGATCGCATTGGCTGGTCTCCCACCAACTGCGGGATTCACTTCAAAACTGCTGGTATTTTCTGCGCTTTGGGAAAGTTATCATCAGCAGGCATTTCCGTGGATGCTGTGGCTGCTCATTGGTGGTATTCTCAATGCAGCAATATCGCTGGCTTACTATTTGAGAATTCCCTACCTGTTATTTTTCAAGGCATTAGCCCAGAAAAAAGCACCTTCAAATCAAAGCATCACCGGCAAAGTCATTGCCGGTGTGCTCGTTATGGCGATTTTATTATTGTTTTTCAATCCAAGTCTCGTCACCCGATGGATCACAGCATTCTAA
- a CDS encoding MbnP family protein: MKRTFSYLLLPVLAFVFGASLLTCTDDPVPLPTGSIKIRFDNVVGSKDLKLDTDTYINADGEDFTVSTLNYYISNIKLTAAAGNNFTVPQDSSYFLIREGNVDSQQITINNVPARNYTGIEFVIGIDSLRSVSDISRRKGILDKDSGPTNEEAMYWDWNPGYIFLKLEGTSDSATSSNNRFYYHIGGFGGLTEKTLNNIRVARIGFGDQRAAVSKNAATQINLKADILKVFNGPTKVSIKENTSVMFMPFSKNIADNYVSMFSLDQIINK, translated from the coding sequence ATGAAAAGAACATTTTCATATCTTTTGCTGCCTGTCCTGGCATTTGTTTTCGGCGCTTCTCTTCTTACTTGTACGGACGATCCCGTTCCGCTTCCGACGGGCAGTATCAAAATAAGATTCGATAATGTGGTTGGCTCAAAGGATTTGAAGCTCGACACAGATACATATATTAATGCTGACGGGGAGGATTTTACGGTTAGTACGCTGAATTATTACATCTCAAACATTAAGCTTACCGCCGCGGCCGGGAATAATTTCACCGTTCCGCAGGATTCCAGCTATTTCCTGATCCGGGAAGGCAATGTTGATTCTCAGCAAATTACCATTAATAATGTCCCGGCGCGCAACTATACGGGCATCGAATTCGTCATAGGGATTGACAGCCTGAGAAGTGTGTCGGATATTTCGAGGCGCAAAGGAATTCTGGACAAAGATTCTGGGCCGACTAATGAGGAAGCCATGTATTGGGACTGGAACCCGGGTTACATTTTCCTGAAACTCGAAGGCACGTCGGACTCGGCAACATCGTCGAATAATAGATTTTATTATCATATCGGCGGTTTTGGTGGGCTTACGGAAAAGACATTGAATAACATTCGTGTAGCCAGAATCGGTTTTGGAGATCAGCGGGCGGCTGTGTCGAAAAATGCGGCGACACAGATTAATCTGAAAGCAGACATTCTCAAAGTCTTTAATGGTCCGACCAAAGTGAGCATTAAGGAGAACACGAGTGTTATGTTCATGCCTTTTTCCAAAAACATAGCCGACAACTACGTGAGTATGTTCAGTCTGGACCAGATTATCAATAAATAA
- the ffh gene encoding signal recognition particle protein produces MFENLQDKLNNAFRTLKGKDRISDINVAATTKEVRKALVDADVNFKVAKEITDRIREKALDRKILISVEPGQMFVKIVQEELTELMGGQAEGINIKGDPAVILIAGLQGSGKTTFSGKLATLLKKQGRQVLLTACDVYRPAAIDQLKVLGEQVGVEVYSEPDNKNAVDIARNAVAYARKIGKKVVIVDTAGRLAVDEVMMQEVEDIKSAVNPSEILFVVDSMTGQDAVNTAKTFNERLNFDGVVLTKLDGDARGGAALSIRQIVDKPIKYISTGEKMEALDSFYPDRMASRILGMGDVISLVERAQQAFDEDEAKRINAKMRQNKFDFDDFLGQLQQIKKMGNVKDLIGMIPGMGSAMKDMDIDNESFKPIEAIIQSMTKKERENPDMIDGSRKKRIAAGSGTSILQVNNLIKQFDEMRKMMKKMNTMQAAGKLGKAMRR; encoded by the coding sequence ATGTTTGAAAACTTACAGGACAAGCTAAATAACGCCTTTCGCACACTAAAAGGAAAGGATAGGATATCAGATATAAATGTTGCCGCAACCACGAAGGAAGTCCGCAAAGCACTTGTCGATGCCGACGTTAACTTCAAAGTTGCCAAGGAAATTACAGACCGGATCCGTGAAAAAGCGCTCGACAGAAAGATTCTGATCTCTGTTGAACCGGGCCAGATGTTCGTAAAAATCGTTCAGGAAGAGCTTACCGAGCTCATGGGCGGCCAGGCAGAAGGCATTAATATTAAGGGTGACCCAGCAGTGATCCTGATTGCAGGTTTGCAAGGTTCGGGTAAAACGACCTTTTCGGGAAAGTTGGCCACATTGCTCAAAAAACAAGGCCGTCAGGTTTTGCTTACGGCTTGCGACGTGTATCGCCCGGCTGCGATTGACCAGCTGAAAGTGCTTGGCGAGCAGGTTGGTGTAGAAGTTTATTCAGAACCAGATAATAAAAACGCCGTTGACATTGCGAGAAATGCAGTGGCATATGCAAGAAAAATTGGCAAAAAAGTGGTGATCGTCGATACAGCCGGACGTTTGGCTGTGGATGAGGTCATGATGCAAGAGGTTGAGGACATTAAATCTGCCGTTAATCCTTCCGAAATCTTGTTCGTTGTAGACTCTATGACGGGCCAGGATGCGGTCAATACGGCCAAAACCTTCAACGAGCGTCTGAATTTCGACGGTGTTGTCCTTACCAAGTTAGATGGTGACGCACGTGGCGGAGCGGCACTTTCCATTCGTCAGATCGTTGACAAGCCTATCAAGTACATCAGTACGGGTGAAAAAATGGAAGCACTGGATTCCTTCTATCCTGATCGTATGGCGAGCAGGATTTTGGGGATGGGTGATGTCATTTCCCTTGTAGAGCGCGCGCAGCAGGCATTTGACGAAGACGAAGCAAAACGCATTAATGCCAAAATGCGTCAGAATAAATTCGATTTTGACGACTTTTTGGGTCAATTGCAGCAAATCAAAAAGATGGGTAATGTGAAAGATCTGATTGGCATGATTCCGGGAATGGGCAGCGCCATGAAAGATATGGACATTGACAACGAGTCATTCAAACCCATTGAAGCTATTATCCAGTCGATGACCAAAAAGGAGCGTGAAAACCCTGATATGATCGACGGAAGCCGAAAGAAACGCATTGCAGCCGGAAGCGGCACTTCCATTTTGCAGGTTAACAACCTGATCAAGCAATTTGACGAGATGCGCAAGATGATGAAGAAAATGAACACAATGCAAGCTGCGGGTAAGCTGGGCAAAGCCATGCGCCGCTAG
- a CDS encoding TraB/GumN family protein, which yields MKKLLLSFVLLMQCFFASAQAPVENSLLWEITTPGQAKPSYLFGTIHLICPTDFLLSDSLKATLARTQQVALEIDMDDPGMMASMMKSMNMSDGNELKKLVTEQQYAKLSQFYKDSVGVALAMFEKAKPFILMGPLFNAVLSCQPQSYEMSLVELAAEQKSEVIGIETLDEQMAIFDTIPYQDQIKTIITMIDSLPQARKEFSNLVALYKSQKINDLYNLMMASNYGMDGNEEVMLFARNKKWVPRIKKIAAEKPTFFAVGAGHLGGDRGVISLLRKEGFKVRAIK from the coding sequence ATGAAAAAATTACTTTTAAGCTTTGTTCTGCTCATGCAATGTTTTTTTGCCAGTGCTCAGGCACCGGTGGAGAATTCCTTGCTTTGGGAAATTACAACACCTGGACAGGCAAAACCATCGTATTTGTTTGGAACTATACATTTGATTTGCCCTACCGACTTCTTGCTAAGCGACTCGCTGAAAGCGACATTGGCACGCACCCAGCAGGTTGCTCTGGAAATAGATATGGACGACCCGGGCATGATGGCAAGTATGATGAAATCAATGAATATGTCAGACGGCAACGAACTGAAAAAGCTGGTGACAGAACAGCAATACGCAAAGCTGAGCCAATTTTACAAGGATTCCGTTGGTGTAGCGCTGGCTATGTTTGAGAAAGCGAAACCATTTATTTTGATGGGACCTCTTTTTAATGCGGTTCTGTCGTGTCAGCCGCAATCCTACGAAATGTCTTTGGTTGAATTGGCTGCAGAACAGAAATCGGAGGTGATTGGAATTGAGACTTTGGATGAACAAATGGCCATTTTTGATACAATTCCCTATCAGGATCAAATCAAAACGATCATTACAATGATTGATAGCCTTCCTCAGGCTCGAAAAGAATTTAGCAATCTTGTTGCGTTATATAAATCTCAGAAAATCAATGATTTATATAATCTTATGATGGCTAGTAATTATGGTATGGATGGAAATGAGGAAGTCATGCTTTTTGCAAGAAACAAAAAATGGGTGCCCAGGATAAAGAAAATTGCAGCAGAAAAACCAACCTTCTTTGCAGTTGGAGCAGGTCATCTGGGAGGCGATCGCGGTGTTATTTCCTTATTAAGAAAAGAAGGATTTAAGGTCAGGGCGATTAAGTGA
- a CDS encoding Gfo/Idh/MocA family protein yields the protein MPILKAAIIGGGHIADQNHIPALKALSERVELIAVCSRDIQKARTLADKHEIPQAFDNASEMFVGDNKPDLIINCTANNLHHPFSMQALENNCHVLCEKPPAINAAEANEMAELAQKKGKVLAYNFQLRQTPEYSLLKRALENGRLGEIYHIKANFLRRRGIPGWGNFTNKSIQGGGALMDLGVHVLDLALGLLDYIEPDRIIANTYDFIGKAGGKGLMGNWAAAKFEVEDACFAHLSFPNNASITLSTSFALNTKMEKNVNLEVFGTKAGAVLNPFSMYSEMDGELVNMEFPHLEETDIQLKNTIAFLDACGGRASNICNAAQGAILQKIVEEIYKSAAK from the coding sequence ATGCCCATTCTCAAAGCGGCCATCATTGGCGGTGGCCATATTGCAGATCAAAACCACATTCCGGCTTTAAAAGCACTTTCTGAGCGTGTTGAGCTTATTGCTGTTTGCAGCCGTGATATCCAAAAAGCAAGAACATTGGCTGATAAGCATGAGATTCCCCAGGCTTTTGACAATGCTTCTGAAATGTTTGTAGGCGATAATAAGCCGGACCTGATCATCAACTGCACGGCGAATAATCTGCATCATCCATTTTCGATGCAAGCACTGGAAAACAACTGCCATGTATTGTGTGAAAAGCCACCGGCAATCAATGCGGCTGAGGCGAATGAAATGGCTGAGTTGGCCCAGAAAAAGGGAAAGGTGCTCGCTTATAATTTTCAGCTAAGGCAAACGCCGGAATATAGCTTGCTTAAACGCGCACTGGAAAATGGCCGATTGGGGGAAATCTATCACATTAAAGCCAATTTCTTACGCCGCAGGGGAATTCCCGGCTGGGGAAACTTTACAAATAAATCCATTCAGGGCGGCGGCGCGTTGATGGATCTGGGCGTTCACGTGCTGGATCTCGCATTGGGTTTGCTAGACTACATTGAACCGGACCGGATCATTGCCAACACTTACGATTTTATCGGGAAGGCGGGTGGAAAAGGGCTTATGGGAAATTGGGCCGCAGCAAAATTTGAAGTGGAAGACGCTTGTTTCGCCCATTTATCTTTCCCGAACAATGCAAGCATCACATTGTCCACGTCATTTGCATTGAATACGAAAATGGAGAAAAATGTCAATCTGGAAGTGTTTGGAACAAAGGCTGGCGCAGTGCTGAACCCGTTCTCCATGTACAGCGAAATGGACGGAGAGCTCGTTAATATGGAATTTCCGCATCTCGAAGAAACCGACATTCAACTCAAAAATACAATTGCGTTTTTAGATGCCTGCGGGGGAAGGGCGAGTAACATTTGTAATGCAGCACAGGGCGCTATTTTACAAAAGATTGTGGAAGAGATTTATAAAAGCGCTGCAAAATGA
- a CDS encoding ExbD/TolR family protein: protein MKIRRKARFAPEVFTHSLNDIMFFLLLFFLIISTMSNPNVIKLMLPKASATQQMYKKQITLSIDDKKGYFIDKEPVPFDRLEAELQSIFANVEDKTIVLRVDKNLAVQDLVDVLELGAKNEIKMVMATAK, encoded by the coding sequence ATGAAAATACGTCGTAAGGCCCGTTTTGCTCCTGAGGTGTTCACGCACTCGCTGAACGATATTATGTTTTTCCTTTTGCTGTTCTTCTTGATCATCTCCACGATGTCTAATCCGAACGTGATCAAGCTGATGCTGCCCAAAGCATCCGCAACGCAGCAAATGTACAAAAAGCAGATAACCCTCTCAATTGATGATAAAAAGGGCTATTTTATTGATAAAGAGCCTGTTCCATTCGATCGGTTGGAAGCTGAACTGCAAAGCATTTTCGCTAATGTTGAAGACAAAACTATCGTATTAAGGGTAGATAAAAACCTTGCTGTTCAGGATCTTGTGGACGTGCTGGAATTAGGTGCCAAAAATGAAATTAAAATGGTGATGGCGACTGCAAAATGA
- a CDS encoding cytochrome-c peroxidase — protein sequence MKKAVWLFGVLLILFQGTISCNKESETPEPTLPVDTIPPPLEWEKPAYFPDPVYDLSKNPLTPEGVELGRFLFYDGILSRTDKIGCGTCHQQQAAFTHHGHDLSHGVDDLLGTRNSPSVQNMAWSPSFFWDGGVHDMDLVPPVPIQNEVEMGERVGSVIEKLRKTPVAGAAKQVNYPKMFKAAFGTDEINADRMMKALSQFMMTMVSATSRYDYFLQGDASALTPLEKQGMALFKQNCASCHSSELFTDFSFRNNGLIPAKINDQGRYAITLNEADRLKFKVPSLRNVGLTAPYMHDGRFTTLEAVLNHYANDQSASKDSIFVSPSLDPLLQVAGQKRGIKLTVTEKQSIIAFLKTLNDEQFITDKRFSDPGIGTSL from the coding sequence ATGAAAAAGGCGGTTTGGCTTTTTGGTGTGCTGTTAATCCTGTTTCAGGGAACAATTTCCTGCAATAAGGAGTCAGAAACGCCTGAACCAACGCTTCCTGTGGATACTATTCCACCGCCTTTGGAATGGGAAAAACCAGCTTATTTCCCTGATCCTGTTTACGATTTATCCAAAAATCCGTTAACACCCGAAGGCGTTGAACTGGGTCGGTTCCTTTTTTACGATGGCATTCTTTCCCGAACAGATAAGATTGGCTGCGGAACTTGTCATCAGCAACAGGCCGCATTCACGCATCATGGACATGATTTAAGCCATGGCGTTGATGATTTGTTGGGAACCCGGAATTCTCCATCGGTTCAGAATATGGCTTGGAGCCCGAGCTTTTTCTGGGACGGAGGCGTGCATGATATGGATCTTGTTCCGCCGGTTCCGATCCAGAATGAGGTGGAAATGGGCGAACGCGTGGGAAGTGTCATTGAAAAATTGCGCAAGACGCCCGTGGCGGGAGCAGCCAAGCAGGTAAATTACCCCAAAATGTTCAAAGCAGCGTTTGGAACGGATGAAATTAATGCGGACCGGATGATGAAAGCATTGTCGCAGTTTATGATGACGATGGTTTCTGCAACTTCCCGCTACGATTATTTTCTGCAAGGCGACGCATCTGCATTAACGCCATTGGAAAAACAGGGAATGGCCCTTTTTAAACAAAACTGTGCTTCCTGTCACAGCAGCGAGCTTTTTACCGATTTCAGTTTCAGGAACAATGGTTTGATTCCTGCTAAAATCAATGATCAGGGAAGATACGCGATTACATTAAATGAAGCTGACCGGCTTAAATTCAAAGTTCCCAGCTTGCGCAACGTAGGCTTGACCGCGCCTTACATGCACGACGGCCGGTTTACGACTCTAGAAGCGGTTCTGAATCATTATGCCAATGATCAGAGCGCAAGTAAGGACAGTATTTTTGTATCCCCTTCGCTGGATCCGCTGCTGCAGGTTGCTGGCCAAAAACGTGGAATCAAGCTTACTGTAACAGAAAAGCAATCTATCATCGCCTTTTTGAAGACCTTAAATGACGAGCAGTTTATTACCGACAAACGCTTTTCGGACCCGGGCATAGGAACATCATTATAA
- a CDS encoding M56 family metallopeptidase produces METLLYFGKVNLYWILLFACYQLMLRNHTFFKWNRYYLLASLPAAFLLPLLIYPENAPAIPALYQVNAATFTVGASQAEAAPFMTATQIIWTIYALGFIMAAFQFFRHINQLRRFLKAGEIIKLDDCTVVLIDSNNTGSFSFLNWIVINRNDYEHHFDAILRHEMVHTQQMHSLDILLIEILKVFFWFNPFLVLYKRSMQEIHEFLADAQAPNRDNYARFLVAYALKAPITSLTNHFFKPSQIKNRIRMIYKNRTSKWMLSTYMIALTVIGSTALFVAGCERTEQNEAEIAARNTEKAANDALSNEKIFSVVEEQPEFPGGQQAMFQFLGKKIKYPKAAADANVQGKVFLQFVVTDEGNIQDIVVLKGIGFGCDAESVRVLKLFPKWKPGKQNGKPVNVKFTLPVNFQLEESDTKNTSSRIQLDEKMATVVHYGFSPLYILDGKEMENADFLKTFPSEKIKSMDVLKGSKAEDIYGDKGKNGVVKITTK; encoded by the coding sequence ATGGAAACGCTATTATACTTCGGAAAGGTTAATTTGTACTGGATTTTGCTATTCGCTTGTTACCAGCTTATGCTGCGGAACCACACATTCTTTAAATGGAACCGCTATTATTTGCTGGCGTCACTGCCGGCGGCTTTTCTCCTTCCATTGTTGATTTATCCAGAGAACGCGCCTGCAATTCCCGCTTTATATCAGGTTAACGCCGCCACTTTTACAGTTGGGGCGAGTCAGGCCGAAGCGGCTCCATTCATGACTGCGACGCAGATAATCTGGACAATCTACGCACTTGGATTTATCATGGCAGCATTTCAGTTTTTCAGGCACATTAACCAGTTAAGGAGATTTCTAAAAGCAGGAGAAATTATTAAGCTCGACGATTGCACCGTTGTACTGATCGATTCTAACAACACCGGTTCTTTTTCTTTTTTGAATTGGATCGTGATTAATCGAAATGACTACGAGCATCATTTTGACGCGATTTTGAGACACGAAATGGTCCATACGCAGCAAATGCATAGCCTGGATATTCTGCTCATTGAGATTTTAAAAGTCTTCTTCTGGTTCAACCCATTTCTGGTGTTATATAAGCGCTCCATGCAGGAAATCCACGAATTTCTGGCAGATGCACAAGCTCCTAACCGGGATAATTATGCCCGATTTTTAGTGGCCTACGCATTAAAAGCGCCCATTACATCTTTGACAAATCATTTTTTTAAGCCATCGCAAATCAAAAATCGTATTCGTATGATCTACAAAAACAGAACTTCGAAATGGATGCTCAGCACCTACATGATCGCCCTGACGGTAATCGGAAGCACGGCATTATTTGTCGCAGGATGCGAACGAACTGAGCAGAATGAGGCAGAAATCGCTGCCCGCAATACAGAAAAGGCTGCCAACGATGCACTTTCCAATGAGAAAATTTTCTCAGTCGTTGAAGAGCAGCCTGAATTCCCCGGTGGTCAACAGGCAATGTTTCAATTTTTAGGTAAGAAAATCAAATACCCCAAGGCGGCCGCCGATGCTAACGTGCAAGGCAAAGTCTTTTTGCAATTTGTCGTTACTGATGAGGGAAACATTCAGGATATTGTTGTGTTGAAAGGCATCGGTTTTGGCTGCGATGCAGAGTCTGTGAGGGTCTTAAAGTTATTTCCCAAATGGAAACCAGGAAAACAGAATGGAAAGCCTGTTAATGTCAAATTCACTTTGCCTGTTAATTTCCAATTGGAAGAAAGTGATACCAAAAACACGAGCAGTCGGATTCAATTGGACGAAAAAATGGCAACAGTGGTGCATTATGGCTTTTCTCCACTCTATATTCTGGACGGAAAAGAAATGGAAAATGCAGATTTTCTTAAGACCTTTCCAAGTGAAAAAATTAAAAGTATGGACGTGTTGAAGGGTTCAAAGGCGGAGGATATTTATGGAGATAAAGGGAAGAATGGTGTGGTCAAAATTACAACCAAGTAG